The nucleotide sequence aaaattgttaggAAGAGTTAAAGCTTTCGATAGACATTGTAATATGGTACTAGAGAATGTTAAAGAAATGTGGACAGAACAGCCTCGACCTGGCAAAGGAAAGAAAAAGTCTAAACCAGTTAACAAAGATCGTTTTATATCTAAGATGTTCTTAAGGGGCGATTCAGTTATATTAGTGGTTAGAAACCCACTTGCTGCGTCtaataagtaatttttgtaacttttttcatCTATTCTCTTTAgataacattattaatttgggtaaaaattaattattaatacatacaattcttaaaatatatcaagtttattttatttaagataaCTACTACCATTAGAAGACAACCTATATCCTAATTCcttttaaacttaataaaaaatatatggatTTATATTTCTCATCATCTTGAGAAAAGTACTTGGAGTAAgaaacaatctaaaataaccaaatgtaacttaaatttttgacttTGTTTGGATTGATATGATATGGAACAATTGCTACCTATACCATACACTACCACATATAAAACTTCATAGAATCAAGAgcttaaacaaaattttgccATAAAAataaccgattttttttattgtagcCTCCCATTTATGttgaaatcgtataaaatttgGCACATCTCCATAATTTAGCAAAAgaaacatctttttttaattaatttttattgtacatCGATCAGAAAGATCACTTTACCTgcaatgatttattttttgctttaattttgttactttgaggatatttaatacaaaattaatttctaaaagGAAAGATTGAAAGGAAATTTAGGAAGAGCCTTTATGTTACACAAAATTTAGCGAaatatctaaatattttttcggACTTTATGAAACGTCTTTTACTAATTCGCAAACATATAATGTCTCTACGAGATCAATGCTATGACGAAGCTGCAAATGCAAGTGGTGCTCTCacaaattgttaatgaaaaggataattttaatattgacaAATCAGT is from Onthophagus taurus isolate NC chromosome 8, IU_Otau_3.0, whole genome shotgun sequence and encodes:
- the LOC111425478 gene encoding probable small nuclear ribonucleoprotein Sm D2; translated protein: MALTKPKSEMTAEELQAREEEEFNTGPLSVLTMSVRNNTQVLINCRNNKKLLGRVKAFDRHCNMVLENVKEMWTEQPRPGKGKKKSKPVNKDRFISKMFLRGDSVILVVRNPLAASNK